ATCTGCACGTGCGACAGTACATACAGAGATTAAACAATTGTATAACTACGTTCTACTCACTAGCGCATACAGGAAATTTTACGATGCAAGTAATGATGCTTCCTGGCTTTTAAAACAGTCAATTAGCTCTAATCATGGAGATTCTCAGGTGCGACAGGACAGAGAACAAACAAATGTGTAGCGACGTCCTAATCGCACAAACCGCAGATTCGTCGATGGGTTTGAAATCCCATGCACTAACATGCGCGAACCGACAAACGCACCGATGTACTGAACATCGGTACGGCAAAGGGGCCCTATCGCGCACGGATCTAAACAGAGCCGCGAGTCACAGCATTACAGGGGAGCGCGGGGGAGGGAGCTTACATCGGAGGCGTTGGAGATGAGCTCGCGGAGGAAGATCTCCTTGTTGGAGTAGAAGGTGTTGATGATGAGCGAGAGCAGCTGGTTGATCTCGGCCTGGAAGGCGAAGGTCTCGGTCTCCGAAGCCatggcgccgccggcacctgaaGCTCCTGGAAAACGCGCGCTCGACGAGGGCTGGGGGGAGAGGAGATGGCTAGGGTTAGGGCTTTGGAGCGGGGGGTTCTCGGGTTCTGGGACGCGAGGATGGAGGGGGCCGGGCGCCGGGGGGAGGATTATATAGTCGGAGGAGGGGTTCTCGAACGTTCTGCCAGGTGCGGGAAGGGGGGACAACGGGGGGGGTTGGGGGCTCGGGACGACGGGTCGTTGGGCCCGGCGAGTTGGGATGGTGTGGCCCGCATGTCAGTTGGCTGGGTTTAGGCGCCTTGCGGTTTTGGTTTTTTTATTGTGCTCCTACGATAGTACGCTGGAACGTTCCGGAGATCGGAGGGACCGAGGGAGTGAGTTTAATAAAGGACCCCAGAGACCAATTATAGCTGGCAAAAAAAAAGGACTCCGTGCTTGGAACTTTTTTTTTGCGGTTCCATATTTAGCACATCGAGCAATACCATAGAGCGTAATTATAGCTGCACACGGTAAagaagattttttttttgaaattcggTAAAGAAGATTTTCTCGGTGTTTTTGCATGGTGTTGGCTTTGTGTTTTTTCCTCTTCGTGTGAATAACAACTGATTATTTTTTCTGCAGTCAGACAAATCCATTCATGCCGTTCCCCGCAAAAATAATAATCATTCATACCGTTCAAAAGCGTGCAAAAGAGGTCCAGAGGTTAAAAAGAACGGGCAGGGCTCAGACGTTCGGTGAGGACATGCATCCTCCTCCAATCTGGCCAACGCAACGCGGCAGCGCCAGCGACCGTGGTGCCAAACGATTTCGTACGCATGCGGAAACGGCAGTAACAATTTCCAGATGCGTTCAATCCTTCGGTCCAAGTCGTCGGGGACGAAAGCAGACAGCTACAGCCGGGGGAGCTGCAAACACACATACATACACATTCCTGAAGACCGAAGAGCGCTCCACTATGTGAAGAAAAATCAGCAAACAAGTTATGATTTCGAGTGGGCTCTGAACATGCGGCAAATaaaaagaggaaaaaggaaaagacACATGGATGCCTTGCTTGTCAGGGTGATAGAATCAGTCGATTCAACATCCAACTGTAAAGGAAAAGTTCATCACAGTACAAGTCTACAAGAAGCTGCTATGGGGTCTGGGGAAAACATCTGCTACCATTACTAACCTGGTAACTTAAACGTGCAGGTCCTATCATCTACTTACATGTGGAGCAAGCTATCATTGTCGACGGCCCATAAGATGCTATGTCTTTCCTCTGTGTTTGTTAGCTGGGGTGTCAGATGCTGCCTTGGACTAATGGTGACACGGAAGCGATTGCGCGACACCGTCGAAATGGGGCTCTTCAGCCCGTCTCTCGAGCCGGTAATCCATGGCTCTCCAGGTCTTGCAGCTCGTTAGATCTCCGTGGCTCTCTGTCTGCTTTGCATCCAGAGGCAGTCAGTCCAGAAAAAAGCTGTAGATAAAAACTGAGGCGCAATCAATCAAAACAGACTTACTAGGACCATGTTCGTCGTCATCACTATCGCCGTTTTGAGATGTGAAAAATGGAGTGAGGTAGTTTCTGTCCAATGCGGCCAAGGACGGCGTGCTGCAACAACATTCAAAACAAGTGGTTTCAAATGCATAGTAGAATTCATGTGGAAAATCGTGTGCCTAAACTTGGTGTCATTAAAATAAAAAAACTGGTATAGCATACTAAAGTGTGTGTCGGCAACTATCAGTGTTCCTTCAGCCATGAAAAGCATGTGGTGTCCTTTGATTAGTAAAATTTAATTACTTTTTCTGGATTTCTTGGAGTTTCAGTTTGAATTTGCTTGTGGTAGAAGTCCCCTCTTCACTGCCCAGTTCTATGTTGCCCGCATTATTGTTCCCCTCATAGTTCTCCTGGTCCTGCAAGTCAACAATCAATAAAACTAGTACAAATACAAATCGTACAGGATGCTCAACAGCTACCTACAAGCCTTTATCAGTAGAAAGAAATAATACACCAGTAACCCATGAAGATCCCATACCTATCACATGTATGCATATACGGGCCACAACAAGGCTGCATTATCTTATCCCATGAGGCCATGACAGAACCAGTGACAACAACAACCATAAATTACTATAGGTCATTTATTGAAAAGTTTCTAAAGAAACTTAGTTTCTAATAAATGAACTTATTTGTTATCAGCATAGAACCTATTGGAGCATAGCTTATGCTGCCGCGGCGAAACCTATACTGAACTACAACACAATCGTGCCAAATTTTCTCTCGGGAAAACGCAAAAGCTTTGCGTCTCGATGCATTGATAGATAAGAAGTTTAATTACATGCCTAGATTGGGATTTGTAACCATGCCATCTGATAGGCAGAAATGTAGGATATAACGTGCCAATTTTGATGAAGTGCATATTACTTGCCTCAAGTGAAGAAGGGCGACGACCTTCATTACCATCTCCCACAACATGCAGAGCTTCAAGCATTGTGCTTGTTGAGCCTCCAATCAGAAGTACCTGGATTATCGCCATGAGAGAAATTATTCGGGATGGTCTACACTCGATACTAGCAGTAGTAGCAATACCAGCATGTCTTCCTATTGCCATAGCAATTCTTTCACTAATGACATCTCTAGTGTAGTCTGATTGTTTGATATCTTACTGTTAGAACAACAATAGATATGGTAGCACTCAAAATTGTCTGTCCATGGCCGTCAGGAAGATCATGAACAGATTGAAGAGCAAGGGCAAAAGCCATAGCCCCTCTAAGACCTGCACAAGTAAATGCACAAAAAACTTTGATAGAACTGCTTAATATGCCAAAAATTATACTGAGCAAGCATGCTTGTCAGACTACATACCACTATACCAAAGTGCCTGTTGATATTGCCTGGATATTTGCCGCTGAGGTGGCCGTACCAGATTTACCAAGAAAGCACATGAGAAAACATTTGCAGCCCTTCAAAATAAGAGGACACAGCAAAAACAAGCAACTTGAGCAAACTCATATACACGAATAATGTGCAGTTGCCCAGTTCAGTTAACAAATTTAGAGCCTGCCCCACAAGTGCTTCAGCTTGAGCATCGATCTATTGTACCAAACAAAATGCCATTTTTATAATGCTTGTGTGGTTCTGTCGGATCTTATTAAGTCTATGTCGTATCGAGAGGTTGATGTTCAGTTGTTGACTGTTCAGGCTTACTGGCTGACATACAAACAAACCCTCCAACCTCACCAAACGAACCTTATGAAACAGCAACAATAGAATTTGAACAAGGTCAAATGAAGTCATACCTTGCAACTAATATGAAGATCTTCATGAATCGAACGAAATAAATGCTAAGGAAAAGGAAAAATAGCAGTGTATCTCATACGAAGGAATTATGCGCAGTATAAAGTACTAGCACCCAGTCAAAGTGAAGGATTTTTTTTATAAAGTCAAAGTGAAGGATACAACTGAGAAAAATATGAACCCAATGTGTGACCAGCTTTGACGCTCCATCGCAATATCAAATCCCATATATATGAACCTGTAGGGAGATTAGACAAGCATGTATGTAAATTTACCCAAACATAGAGCTTTTAAATGTTGACTTACACAAAAGTTTCTGCTAATGACGAAAGCAGATGGAAAAGTGCAGCAGTGAAACGCTGGGAGTCCTCTGACAAGTTTGAGAATGTGTATCTCTTCATCACCTGAAAAGAAAGGTTCCACTATCAAGTAAATAACTTCAGGCAGAAATAATAATCCCTGACTGCCTCATTTAAGTTGAACCTACGATTCCAGTAAAGAGTATTGAGACTATGCCAGACAGACCAAAGCCTTCAGCTAGCATGTACCTGCAAACAAATATACAATTGAATCTAGAAGCCTCAAGGCCTGAAAAAAAAAGGTAATTCAAgtaaggtgtgcttacgagaagTATGGGAAAACTACAAACAAGCAGCTCTCGAGGTTATAAAGGCTGA
This sequence is a window from Aegilops tauschii subsp. strangulata cultivar AL8/78 chromosome 7, Aet v6.0, whole genome shotgun sequence. Protein-coding genes within it:
- the LOC109742833 gene encoding sodium/hydrogen exchanger 6; translation: MAAGAAPQGAPTVEEQEEAAGVGILLQISMLVLAFVLSHLLRRRRVYYLPEASASLLIGLIVGGLASVSNAQKSTRRWFNFREELFFLFLLPPIIFQSGFSLAPKPFFSNFGAIITFAIVGTLIASIVTGVLVYLAGLIHLVYRMPLVECMMFGALVSATDPVTVLSIFQELGTDVNLYALVFGESVLNDAMAISLYRTMASLRTNASSQNIFVVILRFLENFFGSMSTGVGAGFISALLFKYSTLGVENLYNLESCLFVVFPYFSYMLAEGFGLSGIVSILFTGIVMKRYTFSNLSEDSQRFTAALFHLLSSLAETFVFIYMGFDIAMERQSWSHIGFIFFSVIFILVARAANVFSCAFLVNLVRPPQRQISRQYQQALWYSGLRGAMAFALALQSVHDLPDGHGQTILSATISIVVLTVLLIGGSTSTMLEALHVVGDGNEGRRPSSLEDQENYEGNNNAGNIELGSEEGTSTTSKFKLKLQEIQKNTPSLAALDRNYLTPFFTSQNGDSDDDEHGPNREPRRSNELQDLESHGLPARETG